Part of the Lolium rigidum isolate FL_2022 chromosome 6, APGP_CSIRO_Lrig_0.1, whole genome shotgun sequence genome, GATATCAAAGATCAGGGAGGAGTACCCTGACCGCATGATGCTCACTTTCTCGGTGTTCCCCTCACCAAAAGTATCTGATACTGTGGTTGAGCCATACAATGCCACTCTCTCAGTCCACCAGTTGGTTGAGAACGCTGATGAGTGCATGGTTCTTGACAACGAGGCTCTCTATGACATCTGCTTCAGGACTCTCAAGCTGACAACGCCCAGCTGTAAGCTACTTCAATTTTCTCGTTTCTATGATTTACTGCATATAAATTTGTCGTGCACTGCCATATGGAATTTTTAGAGTAAAAATTTCTTTGTAGCGCTTCTCCTATTTTTCCAAGAACAGCATCTAACATTTTCCACCTTTACTATTTTGTGCAGTTGGGGATTTGAACCATCTCATCTCTGCTACCATGAGTGGAGTCACATGCTGCCTAAGGTTCCCTGGGCAGCTGAACTCCGACCTCCGGAAGCTGGCAGTGAACCTTATCCCCTTCCCTCGTCTCCACTTCTTCATGGTGGGCTTTGCTCCACTGACATCCCGTGGATCTCAGCAGTACCGTGCCCTCACGGTCCCTGAGCTCACACAGCAAATGTGGGACTCCAAGAACATGATGTGCGCTGCTGATCCTCGCCATGGCCGTTACCTCACCGCCTCTGCCATGTTCCGTGGAAAGATGAGCACAAAGGAAGTTGATGAGCAGATGATCAATGTTCAGAACAAGAACTCATCCTACTTTGTGGAGTGGATCCCCAACAATGTGAAGTCCAGCGTCTGTGACATCCCACcaacaggcctctccatggcatcAACCTTCATTGGCAACTCAACCTCCATCCAGGAGATGTTCCGGAGGGTGAGCGAGCAGTTCACTGCTATGTTCAGGAGGAAGGCTTTCTTGCATTGGTACACTGGCGAAGGCATGGACGAGATGGAGTTCACCGAGGCTGAGAGCAACATGAATGACCTTGTCTCTGAGTACCAGCAGTATCAGGATGCCACCGCCGACGAGGAGGGTGAGTACGAGGATGAAGATGATCTGCAGGCTGAGGACGACATGTAAGGAGATCTGTGTGGCTTTGCTGGGTGTTGATCTAGGGCAGAGTTTGATCTGTTTGGCGCTTCGTTCCTTCTATTTTATCACCGCAATACCACTAGTATCCTGCTGCCGTTCCTCCCCTGCTCCCCGCGCTCTGTATTTCTATGTTTCGGAACCTTTCAGGTATTGTATTGCTTGATGCTGTTCGGTATGTTCTGCATTGAGGTTTCTGGACCTCTGGTGGTGAATTGAAAGCCTTTCTGCATTGATCTTTCTGTGCAAATGGTTCATTAAACTGTATGCAATGCCAAGTCATGGGTTCTATCGTAGAGTCTTGTCTTGTCCTGGATCCTTCTGTGCAATCAGCATGACACGCCCCTGATAAGTTATGGTGTCTGACGAGAATTTTCACAAACTCAGAAGAGCTAAATTTCGTTTTCTGTAGTTGCAACGTTAGTATTTTAAGTACAAATTTTGGATGTACAGTTCCTCTGGTTGGTTTTAATCAATGTAGGCACCACGCTAGACTCTTACCTCCTACATGCATACACTGAACTAACTCGATCTGCATTagaccttgtttggtactagtgtttgcATTAGACCTTGTTTGGTAGTAGTGTTTTAGTGGGAATTAGTGGGGATAccactctagagtattgggtgaatcactGTTGTTACCCAATTCCCACAAAATCTCATCCCCAGTCCACTAGGTAGGAGTAGAGTATGGATTAAAAAAACTAGCAGAAagctcgtgcgttgctacggccatCTTAAATATAATGGTAAACACTTGACGTGTCTTAATTTGAACTATAATGCAATCGAAATAAAGAAGACATCATAAGTTAAATATTTGCAGCGGGCGGCTCGAGGGGGACCTGAGCAATGCGCCAGACCCGGCTACCTTCCCCCTTCTACAATTTATTATAAAATATGGCCTATTATTGGTTTCACAAGTAGCTTATTCATAAATCCATGTATATGTTGAGTAATAATGTTCTTTATCCACCTATAATGTATAAAGATCCATCACCACAAGAAGACACCCTTTAAACTTGAATCCATGTGGTGATGTTTTTTAGCATAGATCAAGTGAAACCTTATTATAAACTGATCGTAGGCTCTAGAGGCTCATAGTTGTACATAAACCCAATTCAGCTATTGTTACTGTGGagataaaaaaaaactttaaCACATTGGGCTCTGTAAGATATATGTATAGCTGACCGCATATGTAATAAACATAATTAAGCCGCACGCATGTCTCACAAGTCACAATGACATATATATAGCCGTGTAGGTAGGTGCTCAACTGCTAAATCATGTATAACACTTTTTCAATAAAACGTACCTGGTTGCTGCTTCTAAACGCACAATATTGGATGGCACTGCCACTTATGCCAAGTCACTTCTTCCTCCAAACAGTATGCGTCGCCTGTATGTTTATATATAGCAGAAGCTGAAGATTCGATGTGGTCGTGGTCGAACACGGCCGGCCGGCTGTGCTCGATCAGGAGACGGTCAGCGATGTATGTAGCTGTGTTAGATCAGGAAACGGTAAGGTATGTAATACGTTGGCTGGGCCGTTTGATTTATTCATGAGTTGGGCCGTTGGGTTGACATGTGGGCCGTTTGATTTGTGTCGTTTGACGTGTGTCTTTGGGTTTCACCGTTCGTTCGCTGTGGACTCCGGTTTTGCTGGTTTTTTCGGTCGTGGGATTGAGGAGATTGAACTAATAGCGGTCTTTTTTTGACGTACCAAGGTTTATTCACGTACGGACACCACTGATCCGCATTTAATAGGTAAGATTACACTAAAATTTGAGAAAAAGtagggattaaactcgctcatactctagcaccaaacatgtatgGGGATAAGTGGGAATTTAAAGTTTGGAGTGGATTATCCTGTTAATCCCattaaaactctagtaccaaataaGCCCTTAAAAGCAAATAGATGGAGTATATTAGAAACTTAATAGCTTCACAAATTACAATGGGCAAATCGAAAAAGGACAACATTTCAGACACTGAATTCCCATTACACTTTTGCCCTTTGGAAAAATGCCACTCCAACTTGGCGAAACTTCTAGATTCATAATTTCAGACCTCTTCTCCTTTCAGACCAAAGGAAATTACATCCAGCAGCAGTCTTGCACAAAGTACCCACGCATATTTCTAGATATCATTTTCATACAAGGACAAAAGCACATTCTGGCATAAAGTTCCTAAGCGTATTTCTTTCAACTATCTAACTTCTATGTTATACCATGGAGTTTAGTTGCCTTAACAAATCCTCAAAATACTCTGGACCAGAAGAACCGCTTAACATTCTTTCATCATTTACAAAGCATCAATCTTCAGCTACATGAAATGATTTCTACGCCATTGCTCATTGTGCTTCGAGCAGGATGTTTGAGGCCAAATTGACATCATTATTTGTCAGTGCAAGAGCCTGAACTGAAGAAGCACGATCAAAACCCATGGAAACTAGCGTGGCGATTGAGGACTCCATAGGATCCAGGGTAGTTGTGCGCGCGTCCTGAACCAAAAGGCAAACATTGATCGGGAAGAGGGGTCAGATTAAACCAGTGAATGTCTGCTATGCTCAATCATAAGGGTAATAATCAGAACATAAATGGAACGATGGCtatctaacatggttgaagagcaAAAATTAATCATGGTTTTACATAAGGAATCCAGTAATACCATGTGATCTTAAATTAATGTGGAGGTAACTTGATCTTATGACTCTTCCAACTTGGCAAGACCGTTCCACATCAAATAGATGCTTGTTAGAATCATACTGCATTCCACACAGCCAACATTTTATCGCTGAACAGGTATATAACAGAGTTTGAAGAATTTGCATGATACCCTAATTCATCTACAAGGATTAGTCATAGAATAACATCCTAAGCTACAATGGAGACAGCCACAAGGTGCTACAGCTCTATCAAGCTTATTTCGAAGCATACAGTTTGCAGGGAAACTGTAATAAAGTAGTTATATCAGCAAAACTGCATTTCCTTGAGCATTCTATCattattcaataagtacatactgaACAGAACAAATGGCCTTTAAAGGAGCACTTCTTTTGAAATATAGATGCTTTAATGTGCTAATCTCTAAACAAAGTCAATATATTGAAAATACTTGCCTCCATCTGACGAGCTTGGCGACGAGGAATATTTTCATCAGTGCTTGAAATTGGTAATCTTTGATAAGAGATGTTAGGCCATGGCCATGATAACCGGGAGAAGATTGAAGTTGCACAATCTGGGACCTGTAATGATCAAAGTCTCAATAACAACGTGGCTGTAGGTATTTAGAGACCCGCACAAGTGCTTATCGCATATGCACATATGGTAAACAACTAAAGATTACCAAGGAAACAGAAATATCCGAGAGAAAAAAGGCCATTCAGAAAATCCCCTAGCCAACAACTATACTTAATCCTTCATGTCAATGCCATCAGACAGCTTCAGTCAGAAACCTAAACAGGATTTTCAGATACTGCACATATCTAACTATACCAATATGCCAACATCTGGGCCATATGTATAAACTAGACTTGTAGAGATAAAATAATTGCACGTAGAAAGCACAATTCAAACTTCTGGAAAGACGTTGACAGAGTGCATTATTCACACTTCTTGAAGATCTTAGTAATTACCTTCAGCCTGCGAATACCAAATATGTTTAGACGGTACAAAAGCCCAGCCAGTATACCAGACAGTCCAGGTATAACAGAACGTCTTCCAGATGAGAAAAGAAGCTGAAGATATAAAATTAAAATATAAAGCTACAACACAACGGAACTGTGGAAGATTTATGACAAGGATAACAATTATCTCAGAACAGACCTGGAGTCCTGCCAAATATATGAATGACTTGTCACATAAACGCAGCCCAAATATGCGAAACTTTGTTGAGATGGGAATGTCAAAGAAGAAGGGTACAAAAGATGCAAATATGAGACCATATGGTCCAGATGTCAATGGGTTGAAAGATGGATCTGCATTTCCATGACCAAGATGTTAGACAAAACAAATAACTACATAAACATGGAAAAGAAATAGCGGGAGTCTAaaagtcagaagaagaaaatATATATAGTCCAACAGCCAACAGGTGAATATATTACAACAGTTGACTAAAGAAAAACCCACCAAACTTAATGTGGTGAAAACTTGTAATATTATTAGTTATTTTGTTTTCCTTGATTAGAATCCATTATGCGAGGCTTGCTGAAAGGAAGGCTTGGATAGATGGGATATACAAATCCGCCATGTTAAGAGCACTGGAAGCAAGATATATTGAAAGCAAAACCCCATGTTTGGCCATGGTTTGTGTGATCTTCAAGGAAATCATTTTTCACTGTATATGTATCTAGATGGCAGGTAAGCATTTCCATCAGGTTTCCTTGATTAGAATCCATTATGCAAGGCTCGCTCGAAGGAAGGCTTAGCAAGATGGGATATACAAATCCGCCATGCTAAGAGCATTGGAAGCAAGATATGTTGAAAGCAAAACCATGTTTGGCCATGGTTTGTGTGATCTTCACGGAAATCAATTTCACTGTATATGTATCTAGATGGCAGATAAGCATTTCCACCAGGTATGAAGCGACACTAACCTAAGATTTCCCATCTAGTATCAAGTAACCGACCCGTATGAAACAAATATACTTATCTGGTCGCCAACAAATAAAATCAGCATTTGACTGGATACGACATTATGAAAATGAAAAAGAGCAGCCATGCATACCTTGCAGGTAACCTAAAGCTAGGATCTGAAGCAGTACGGACACGGTCATGGAGAATGCGATGAATACCTACATGTTTAAATAAACTATATCAGCACCAGCAAatgaaatataacaagtgcatatGCAGTTTCTTAAGAAAAATCTTTACTTACTGCATACTTGTTCGAGCCTATTTGCCGCTCGAACACCCTAAAGTAGTACAGCAAAGCCACTCCAAAGATCAGCTCAGGCGTGGACGAGAAAGCAAACTGCGAGGCAATCGCCCTCCATATCCTCAGATTTTCGTAAATACTCTGCATTCAAAAGGGGTGGTGAACTTAATCAGCTGCATTTCGTGACATTGTTATGTGATAAGACAAGCACCCCCAAACCAACCAAATTGACACAGGCAACGGGGATCCCATTAAATTTGCATCGTCAAAGACTCTCCAGTTAGCACACCACCACACAGAGTTCGCCTTCAGTTCCCACCCTTAATTCAGAGTACAGGCACTAGGTTAGGTATGGTAGGGCAACTTGCCTGGTAGGACAGGCCAAGGTCGAGGAAGCGGCCGCGGAAGCCGAAGGGGACGGAGAAGAGCACGGCAGCGACGACCACGGCTCTCGACACCGGCGCATTGTCTGCAGAAGGCAACAGAGGGCTTGCTGGTCAGATTATTCTACAAATGTTGCGGTTCACAGCAGTAGACAAAAAAGGAGAAATACGCCCAAACTAAAGGGGAATCGAGACTTCGATTCAGTTGGGGAGAGTAGTAATCAGGGGAGTAGGGTGCGTACGGAAACCCGGAAGCCCGCCGCTCATCGCCGGCATCCGGAGGGGGCCAGTAGGAAAGATCGGTGGATTCGCCGGCGGGGCAGGCTGCGGGGCGGGGCCGGCGGAGCAACTCGAGGATCCAGCCGAGTCTGACCTGTGGAACGTGGAGCTAGTTGGAAGACGAGGCGGGCCCTACGAACATTTACCGACAAGGCAGGAACACTCCATCAAATTTGCTCTCTAGAAAAATAGTACTCCGTACTCAAATTTACTTGAAGATTAAGTTTAAATTTTCTTGGTTTACTGAGTCGTCTGAGATTTTTCCAGTCGGCGTCTTCTTCTTCGAAATAGGCttccgccccgctatattaatatagaaaacgacccgatacaacgaacgcgctggggccgcagcacaacaaccaagcccaaacaaaaaagaaaaagaaagataagAGAAACAAATGCCGACTACGGCTGAGCAACGAACACGAAAACaactcgcaaccgctgcgccctccggaacagtaccaccacgctcctagcagaTCCGAATcgccgcataccaagcaacaccttcaacaaggaaaacGACGACGACCGCCGTCgctgcccggactagtcctagggtttcccccggtatgcggAGGTGATGGGGGAGAGGTACACGCGACACccttcaggaaggaaagacgGCACCCACAGGCGTCGCCGCGTCGGTGTCGGACAagccgacaaggatttctcccgacccacaCCGCCACCACCCCGAACAAACCGAACTGCTCCACCTCTTGTCGTCCACCAGCgtacgccaccacggtcttgaagCCATCGTCGCTGTCGCTCAAAGGTCACCAACGCGAGGCCTAGAAACAAGATAAGGCGAGCGCAAGGTCGGAGATAGCAACGACGACAACCATGCCGGAGGAACAACCTCCACCGCCCGAGCCGGCGGTAGTCGGCCGGACGTAGTAGCGAGACCAAGTCGGGCCCAAGCCGGCCCGTCCAAGTACTCCGCCGCCACGCTGCTACCGGCCGGATGTGTGCGCCATCGCCAACCCCCgccaccacacctccgctgcttcCGGGAGACCGGTGTCGAGCCGGGGGCCGGAGGCCCGCccagcccagatcgggcccggatGGGCCCGGATCGAGGCG contains:
- the LOC124661743 gene encoding rhomboid-like protein 20, producing the protein MPAMSGGLPGFHNAPVSRAVVVAAVLFSVPFGFRGRFLDLGLSYQSIYENLRIWRAIASQFAFSSTPELIFGVALLYYFRVFERQIGSNKYAVFIAFSMTVSVLLQILALGYLQDPSFNPLTSGPYGLIFASFVPFFFDIPISTKFRIFGLRLCDKSFIYLAGLQLLFSSGRRSVIPGLSGILAGLLYRLNIFGIRRLKVPDCATSIFSRLSWPWPNISYQRLPISSTDENIPRRQARQMEDARTTTLDPMESSIATLVSMGFDRASSVQALALTNNDVNLASNILLEAQ
- the LOC124661220 gene encoding tubulin beta chain, with product MREILHIQGGQCGNQIGAKFWEVVCDEHGIDPTGRYVGTSDLQLERVNVYYNEASCGRFVPRAVLMDLEPGTMDSVRTGPYGQIFRPDNFVFGQSGAGNNWAKGHYTEGAELIDSVLDVVRKEAENCDCLQGFQVCHSLGGGTGSGMGTLLISKIREEYPDRMMLTFSVFPSPKVSDTVVEPYNATLSVHQLVENADECMVLDNEALYDICFRTLKLTTPSFGDLNHLISATMSGVTCCLRFPGQLNSDLRKLAVNLIPFPRLHFFMVGFAPLTSRGSQQYRALTVPELTQQMWDSKNMMCAADPRHGRYLTASAMFRGKMSTKEVDEQMINVQNKNSSYFVEWIPNNVKSSVCDIPPTGLSMASTFIGNSTSIQEMFRRVSEQFTAMFRRKAFLHWYTGEGMDEMEFTEAESNMNDLVSEYQQYQDATADEEGEYEDEDDLQAEDDM